The proteins below are encoded in one region of Micromonospora pisi:
- a CDS encoding SgcJ/EcaC family oxidoreductase, giving the protein MTASTSAPTAAGPSAADQAAIAAVPARMIAAWAAHDADAFADLFVEDGTMILPGVYKKGRAQIREFMAAGYAGRYQGTQVTGQPIEIRPLAPGAVALLTQGGVLEPGETELSSQAAIRASWILVNQDGQWRLAVYQNCPRD; this is encoded by the coding sequence ATGACCGCGAGTACCTCCGCGCCGACCGCCGCTGGTCCGTCGGCGGCCGACCAGGCGGCGATCGCCGCCGTACCGGCCCGCATGATCGCCGCCTGGGCGGCTCACGACGCCGACGCCTTCGCCGACCTGTTCGTCGAGGACGGGACGATGATATTGCCCGGTGTGTACAAGAAGGGCCGTGCGCAGATCCGCGAGTTCATGGCCGCCGGGTATGCCGGCCGCTACCAGGGGACCCAGGTCACCGGGCAACCCATCGAGATCAGGCCGCTCGCTCCGGGCGCCGTCGCCCTGCTGACCCAAGGCGGCGTACTCGAACCGGGCGAAACCGAGCTCTCCTCCCAGGCCGCCATCCGGGCCTCGTGGATATTGGTGAACCAGGACGGCCAGTGGCGGCTCGCGGTCTACCAGAACTGCCCGCGTGACTGA
- a CDS encoding class I SAM-dependent methyltransferase — translation MKANSSKETCRICGGIVRQWFDFGPQPISNAFLRHTEVADEIRYDLVVGICGDCTMVQQQNECPRDRMFRPDYPYRASGSVMMRKHFEQVAETFLMTELAGPDPFIVEIGSNDGVMLRTIRTAGVRHLGVDPSVDAVEVAAAEGVRVRVDFFEESSATSIRAAEGPADVIYSANTISHIAYIDSILRGVATLLAPSGVFVFEDRYLGDIVEHSCFDQLYDEHFYLFAVRSVQAMVARFGLELVDVEHLAVHGGSIRYTVTLAGARTPSTAVRDMLEQERKQGLAEMETYERFAERITAIRHDLRTLLERLRSEGRRVVGYGATSKSATVTSYCGIGPNLVPFVCDSTPEKQGRLSPGSRIPVRPQEAFSDPYPDYALLFAWNHAEEIMAKEREFSEQGGRWILYVPTVHVV, via the coding sequence ATGAAGGCGAATTCATCGAAGGAAACGTGCAGGATCTGCGGCGGAATCGTCCGCCAGTGGTTCGATTTCGGTCCGCAGCCCATTTCCAATGCCTTTCTCAGGCACACGGAGGTGGCGGACGAGATCCGGTACGACCTCGTGGTCGGCATCTGCGGTGACTGCACCATGGTCCAACAGCAGAACGAGTGCCCCCGGGACCGGATGTTCCGGCCGGACTACCCGTACCGCGCGTCCGGATCCGTCATGATGCGAAAGCACTTCGAGCAGGTGGCCGAGACCTTCCTGATGACCGAACTGGCCGGTCCGGACCCGTTCATCGTCGAGATCGGCAGCAACGACGGGGTCATGCTGAGGACCATCAGGACCGCCGGCGTACGTCACCTCGGGGTGGATCCCTCGGTCGACGCGGTCGAGGTCGCCGCCGCCGAGGGCGTACGGGTACGGGTCGACTTCTTCGAGGAGTCCTCGGCCACGTCGATCCGCGCCGCCGAGGGTCCGGCCGACGTCATCTATTCGGCCAACACGATCAGCCACATCGCGTACATCGACTCGATTCTGCGCGGGGTGGCGACCCTGCTCGCCCCGTCGGGTGTGTTCGTGTTCGAAGATCGTTATCTCGGTGACATCGTCGAGCACTCCTGCTTCGACCAGCTCTACGACGAGCACTTCTACCTGTTCGCGGTCCGTTCCGTGCAGGCGATGGTCGCCCGGTTCGGACTTGAACTGGTCGATGTCGAGCACCTCGCGGTGCACGGCGGCTCGATCCGGTACACGGTCACCCTGGCCGGTGCGCGCACCCCGTCCACGGCAGTGCGCGACATGCTGGAGCAGGAGCGCAAGCAGGGGCTGGCCGAGATGGAGACGTACGAACGGTTCGCGGAACGCATCACCGCCATCCGACACGACCTCCGTACGCTGTTGGAGCGGCTTCGGTCCGAGGGTCGGCGCGTGGTCGGATACGGCGCCACCTCCAAGAGCGCCACGGTGACGAGCTACTGCGGGATCGGCCCCAACCTCGTCCCGTTCGTGTGCGACTCGACGCCGGAGAAGCAGGGGCGATTGTCGCCCGGTTCCCGCATTCCGGTCCGGCCGCAGGAGGCGTTCAGCGACCCGTATCCCGACTACGCCCTGCTGTTCGCCTGGAACCACGCGGAAGAGATCATGGCCAAGGAGCGCGAGTTCAGCGAGCAGGGCGGGCGATGGATCCTGTACGTGCCCACCGTCCATGTCGTTTGA
- a CDS encoding TIGR03084 family metal-binding protein, whose translation MTTNDVLADLTAEGDAIDSLVAGIEPERWTTPTPAEGWTIAHQIAHLTATFRLAATAAGSPDAFTAMTARLSADFDANVDAAMAPYLAEPPEVLLARFRDERAAADKSLAAVPDGQLVPWLVRPLPAPVLAAAGMMELFGHGQDIADALGVRRQYTDRIGHLVAFAVRTWDFGYQARGMQTPDVSFRFVLTAPSGMVWEFGPSDGEQSITGPAVDFCLLVTRRRHRADLALAAVGPQADQWLDIAQAYRGPAGPGRSPGQFAAAPR comes from the coding sequence GTGACAACCAACGACGTACTGGCCGATCTCACCGCCGAAGGCGATGCGATCGACAGCCTGGTGGCCGGCATCGAGCCCGAGCGCTGGACGACGCCGACGCCGGCCGAGGGGTGGACCATCGCCCATCAGATCGCCCACCTGACCGCGACGTTCCGGCTGGCGGCGACGGCGGCTGGCAGCCCGGACGCCTTCACCGCGATGACCGCGCGACTCAGTGCCGACTTCGACGCCAACGTCGACGCCGCGATGGCGCCCTACCTGGCGGAGCCGCCGGAGGTGCTGCTCGCTCGTTTCCGCGACGAACGGGCGGCGGCGGACAAGTCGCTGGCCGCCGTGCCCGACGGCCAGTTGGTTCCCTGGCTGGTGCGGCCGTTGCCGGCTCCGGTGCTGGCCGCCGCCGGCATGATGGAGCTGTTCGGTCACGGTCAGGACATCGCCGACGCACTGGGCGTGCGCCGCCAGTACACCGACCGGATCGGTCACCTGGTCGCCTTCGCCGTACGTACCTGGGATTTCGGTTACCAGGCACGTGGCATGCAGACCCCCGACGTCTCGTTCCGCTTCGTGCTGACCGCACCCTCGGGCATGGTGTGGGAGTTCGGCCCGTCCGACGGCGAGCAGTCCATCACCGGACCGGCCGTCGACTTCTGCCTGCTGGTGACGCGCCGACGCCATCGCGCCGACCTCGCGCTGGCCGCCGTCGGCCCGCAGGCCGACCAATGGCTCGACATCGCGCAGGCGTACCGGGGCCCGGCCGGCCCCGGCCGCTCGCCCGGTCAGTTCGCCGCCGCCCCGCGCTAG
- a CDS encoding MFS transporter — MNANVSVGEVPKAGRREWIGLAVLALPTLLLSLDISVLNLALPHLSEELGANSTEQLWIVDIYGFMIAGFLLTWGTLGDRIGRRKLLLIGAALFGAASVLAAYADSPTTLILARAVLGISGATLMPSLLALISNMFKDPTQQGLAIGVWMSCFMGGMAIGPVVGGAMLESFWWGSVFLIGLPVMALLLVLGPILLPEYKAPEAGRLDLLSAVLSLAALLPIIYAVKKFAADGLGVPQVLSLLVGLACGTVFVLRQRRLAHPLLDLRLFGNRTLRAALGVALLCSATMGGITLLVAMYLQQVAGLSPLVAGLWLVPSFILAIAGNMAAPALAARFKPSYAIAGGLLVTAVGLVMLTQVNSTGSIALVVIGYAIAFAGTSPMGVLSTQLVVGSAPPEKAGAASALSETNGEFGIAFGVAALGSLGAAVYQGRMAEIPAEIPSDAATAAQDSLPAASATAGELPGQLGTVLLDVARNAFTGGLHVVATVSAIAMVLFAVIALVLLRTATPGVGATEEQSPEETARPGAPVPPQGGTGLPEAVGEVRR; from the coding sequence ATGAACGCCAACGTCTCCGTCGGGGAAGTCCCGAAAGCAGGCCGTCGGGAATGGATCGGTTTGGCGGTACTCGCGCTGCCGACACTGCTGTTGTCCTTGGACATCAGTGTGCTGAACCTGGCGTTGCCCCACCTGAGTGAGGAACTGGGCGCGAACAGCACCGAACAGCTCTGGATCGTCGACATCTACGGGTTCATGATCGCCGGCTTCCTGCTCACCTGGGGGACGCTGGGGGACCGCATCGGACGCCGGAAACTCCTGCTGATCGGCGCCGCGCTGTTCGGCGCCGCCTCGGTGCTGGCCGCGTACGCGGACAGCCCGACGACGCTGATCCTGGCGCGGGCCGTGCTCGGCATCTCGGGTGCGACCCTGATGCCCTCGCTCCTGGCGCTGATCAGCAACATGTTCAAGGATCCGACCCAGCAGGGGCTGGCGATCGGTGTCTGGATGAGCTGCTTCATGGGCGGCATGGCGATCGGCCCGGTCGTCGGTGGGGCCATGCTGGAGTCCTTCTGGTGGGGCTCGGTGTTCCTGATCGGGCTCCCGGTCATGGCGCTGCTGCTGGTGCTGGGGCCGATCCTGCTTCCGGAGTACAAGGCGCCCGAGGCCGGCCGGCTGGACCTGCTGAGCGCGGTGCTGTCCCTCGCCGCCCTGCTGCCGATCATCTACGCGGTGAAGAAGTTCGCCGCCGACGGCCTGGGCGTGCCGCAGGTCCTGTCCCTGCTGGTCGGCCTCGCCTGCGGCACGGTGTTCGTACTCCGCCAGCGTCGCCTGGCGCACCCGCTGCTCGACCTGCGTCTGTTCGGCAACCGCACGTTGCGGGCCGCGCTCGGGGTGGCGCTGCTCTGCTCGGCGACCATGGGCGGCATCACCCTGCTGGTGGCGATGTACCTCCAGCAGGTGGCCGGGCTGTCGCCACTGGTCGCGGGTCTGTGGCTGGTGCCGTCCTTCATCCTGGCCATCGCGGGCAACATGGCGGCCCCGGCCCTGGCGGCCAGGTTCAAGCCGTCCTACGCCATCGCCGGCGGACTCCTCGTCACCGCCGTGGGACTCGTCATGCTGACCCAGGTCAACAGCACGGGCAGCATCGCCCTCGTCGTGATCGGGTATGCCATCGCCTTCGCTGGCACGAGCCCGATGGGCGTGCTGAGCACCCAACTGGTGGTGGGGTCCGCCCCGCCGGAGAAGGCCGGCGCCGCCTCGGCGTTGTCGGAGACCAACGGGGAGTTCGGGATCGCGTTCGGCGTCGCCGCCCTCGGTAGCTTGGGCGCCGCCGTCTACCAGGGACGAATGGCCGAGATCCCGGCCGAGATTCCGTCCGACGCCGCTACCGCGGCCCAGGACAGCCTGCCCGCCGCGTCCGCGACGGCCGGCGAACTGCCCGGCCAACTCGGCACCGTGCTGCTGGACGTCGCCCGGAACGCCTTCACCGGCGGGCTGCACGTGGTCGCGACGGTGTCGGCGATCGCCATGGTGCTGTTCGCCGTCATAGCCCTCGTGCTTCTGCGGACGGCGACGCCGGGTGTCGGAGCCACCGAGGAGCAGTCGCCGGAGGAGACCGCCCGACCCGGTGCGCCCGTGCCGCCGCAGGGCGGGACCGGTCTGCCGGAGGCGGTCGGGGAGGTCAGGCGGTAG
- a CDS encoding NADPH-dependent FMN reductase, which translates to MSDDDLLRVAVIVGSTRNGRFGPSVAAWFVSRACRRTTLDIDLIDLAKVRLPDVLTDQEEPVPAPVLALAPRLAAADAFVIVTPEYNRSFPAPLKTAVDWYAEEWRAKPVAVVSYGGPSGGLHATSQLREVFTELHAITIRDSVSLPEYWNDFDADGTWPKPSADCHTALNAMLDQLTWWARGLRAARRAHPYVV; encoded by the coding sequence ATGAGCGACGACGATCTTCTGCGCGTGGCGGTCATCGTCGGCAGCACCCGCAACGGCCGGTTCGGTCCCTCGGTGGCGGCGTGGTTCGTCAGCCGGGCGTGCCGTCGCACCACGTTAGACATCGATCTGATCGACCTGGCCAAGGTACGGTTGCCCGACGTTCTGACCGACCAGGAGGAACCGGTCCCGGCGCCGGTGCTGGCGCTGGCGCCACGGCTCGCCGCCGCGGACGCGTTCGTCATCGTGACCCCCGAGTACAACAGGAGCTTTCCCGCGCCGCTGAAGACCGCCGTCGACTGGTACGCGGAGGAATGGCGGGCCAAGCCGGTCGCGGTGGTCTCGTACGGGGGACCGTCCGGCGGGCTGCACGCGACGAGTCAGCTCCGCGAGGTGTTCACCGAACTGCACGCCATCACGATCCGGGACTCGGTCAGCCTCCCCGAGTACTGGAACGACTTCGACGCGGACGGCACGTGGCCGAAGCCGTCCGCCGACTGCCACACCGCCCTGAACGCCATGCTCGACCAGCTCACCTGGTGGGCCCGGGGGTTACGGGCGGCCCGCCGTGCGCACCCGTACGTCGTCTGA
- a CDS encoding glucose-1-phosphate thymidylyltransferase, with protein sequence MKALVLSGGSGTRLRPLSYSLPKQLLPIANRPILEYALDAIQRLGVTEIGIVIGTPDSEIPASIGDGSRWDTPITYIHQDRPGGLAHAVRTAQPFLGSDDFVMYLGDNVMPSGLEQIATEFGRWRPSAQLAAHKVPDPGNFGVVELDEKRRVVRLVEKPSDPRSDLALIGVYFFTPAIHEAIASIRPSARGELEITDAVQWLLEQGRTVRVVEYDGYWKDAGQPDDLLECNRRLLSDLSSDIAGTVDAASRIGPQVVIEAGARIERSRVEGPAIIGTGTVIEDSHIGPYTAIGRDCVLRRSRVADSILLDRVSVVQVSALYGSLIGRRASIVGGTGAEAGHRLLVGDDAAIEVAA encoded by the coding sequence ATGAAGGCGCTAGTGCTCTCCGGTGGGTCCGGTACCCGTCTGCGACCATTGAGCTATTCGCTCCCGAAACAGTTGTTGCCGATCGCCAACCGGCCGATTCTCGAATATGCCCTCGACGCTATCCAGCGCCTCGGCGTCACGGAGATCGGAATCGTGATCGGAACCCCGGACTCCGAGATCCCCGCGTCGATCGGTGACGGATCCCGCTGGGACACGCCGATCACGTACATCCACCAGGACCGACCGGGCGGCCTGGCGCACGCCGTACGGACCGCCCAACCGTTCCTCGGTTCCGACGATTTCGTCATGTACCTCGGTGACAACGTGATGCCGAGCGGACTCGAGCAGATCGCCACGGAGTTCGGCCGATGGCGGCCGTCCGCGCAACTCGCCGCGCACAAGGTTCCCGACCCCGGCAACTTCGGCGTCGTCGAGCTGGACGAGAAGCGCCGGGTCGTCCGGCTGGTGGAGAAGCCCTCGGATCCCCGCAGTGACCTGGCTCTGATCGGCGTCTACTTCTTCACGCCGGCCATCCACGAGGCGATCGCGTCGATCAGGCCGAGCGCCCGAGGCGAGCTGGAGATCACCGACGCCGTTCAGTGGTTGCTCGAACAGGGCCGGACGGTGCGGGTGGTCGAGTACGACGGGTACTGGAAGGACGCCGGCCAGCCCGACGACCTGCTGGAGTGCAACCGACGCCTGCTCAGCGACCTGTCGTCGGACATCGCCGGCACGGTGGACGCCGCAAGCCGGATCGGCCCGCAGGTGGTGATCGAGGCCGGCGCGCGGATCGAACGATCCCGCGTCGAAGGGCCGGCGATCATCGGCACGGGCACCGTCATCGAGGACAGCCACATCGGGCCTTACACCGCGATCGGGCGCGACTGTGTGCTGCGCCGCAGTCGGGTGGCCGACTCCATCCTGCTGGACCGCGTCTCCGTCGTGCAGGTCTCCGCGCTGTACGGCTCCCTGATCGGACGGCGGGCCAGCATCGTCGGCGGTACCGGCGCGGAGGCGGGTCACCGGTTGCTCGTCGGCGACGACGCGGCGATCGAGGTGGCGGCGTGA
- a CDS encoding BTAD domain-containing putative transcriptional regulator, with amino-acid sequence MRTRSGEPVQIPELKVRALLADLLVHEGQPVAAERLVADLWGEHPPHNPVGALQLKVSRLRRVLDDAEPGARALLVSRPPGYLLQFTPDATDAGEFAALTRRARTARDPRTRAGWLADALRLWRGPALVDFADWPFAQRVAARLEEERLVALEQQADAQLELDDCGPVIAELGDLVTRHPYREGLRGLHMRALYRSGRQSEALASYREIQARLAEELGVDPGPELVRLHQSMLRQDPALSVSRAVATVSPSRPLTNLSSPISELVGREEAAAEVVALLRAGRLVTLTGPGGVGKTRLAIHTAGEQLAAYPDGVWMVELAPLGRAGTTDGITSVTTAIMTVLGIRETAPGAEPLAPVAQLREALDSKRMLLVLDNCEHLVDAVAEVAQMLLRATPGLCILTTSRESLGVAGEKLWSVPPLDLPPPASDAEPEVLMRSGAVRLFVSRAAAAAPGFRLDRDNGPAVAVLCRRLDGIPLALELAATKVRALGVHAIVARLDDRFRLLAAGHRGAPPRQQTLRGMIDWSWELLSDPERSVLRRLAVHVGGCTLDAAELVCADEDVAAEDVLDLLARLVDRCLVFTTDGTDGPRYHLMESIADYCLVRLRNEDDVERIRRRCRRYYLGLAERAEGELHGNAQQLWLERLDEETANLRAAHDDAVRDGQTDDVLRLANALTWYWFLRGRLREGMRHLTAALEMPGPTLTPARARATAWRAGLAVVAGEQPDAIEAGVKALEEYEGLGDPVGHARAQWFLGFVQSDFGDLSASTELVHRALDGFRRCGDRWGEAAALSTLAKHGMVRGDLAALERHGEQSALIFGELGDRWGQLQATDSLATLAEVRGQHDQAARMHRDGLRTAERLGLWPEASSRLSWLGRIAMLRCDFDEARDLHQRARQLAVEQSYKPGEIFAEMGLGILARREGRLDAAEKHLRDVLEWLPRENYELGDTLPLALILPELGFVAEQRGDAATAQILHLEGLAIATQMASDPRGVVLALEGLAGAQVLAGHHHLAARLLGAAAATRQAAGAPLPPAEQADVDRIMGKATAEIGTVEFGVDFERGRLMSTGACVELVREASPGRPE; translated from the coding sequence GTGCGGACCAGAAGCGGTGAGCCGGTCCAGATCCCCGAGTTGAAAGTGCGGGCGCTGCTGGCCGACCTCCTGGTGCACGAGGGGCAACCGGTAGCGGCGGAGCGCCTGGTCGCCGACCTCTGGGGCGAACACCCGCCACACAATCCCGTCGGCGCTCTGCAACTCAAGGTCTCCCGGCTGCGGCGGGTCCTGGACGACGCCGAGCCCGGCGCCCGGGCCCTGCTGGTCTCTCGACCGCCGGGATACCTGCTCCAGTTCACCCCCGACGCCACGGACGCCGGTGAGTTCGCCGCCCTGACCCGCCGGGCCCGGACCGCGCGGGACCCGCGTACCCGGGCCGGGTGGCTGGCGGACGCGCTCCGCCTCTGGCGCGGGCCGGCCCTGGTCGACTTCGCCGACTGGCCGTTCGCCCAGCGGGTGGCCGCCCGGCTGGAGGAGGAACGGCTGGTCGCCCTGGAACAGCAGGCCGACGCGCAGCTGGAGCTGGACGACTGCGGCCCGGTGATCGCCGAACTCGGCGACCTGGTGACCCGCCATCCGTACCGGGAGGGGCTCCGGGGTCTGCACATGCGCGCGCTCTACCGGTCCGGCCGGCAGAGCGAGGCGCTCGCCAGTTATCGGGAGATCCAGGCCCGGTTGGCCGAGGAACTGGGCGTCGACCCGGGGCCGGAGCTGGTCCGGCTGCACCAGTCCATGCTGCGACAGGACCCCGCACTGTCCGTCTCCCGGGCGGTGGCGACGGTGTCGCCCAGCCGGCCTCTCACCAACCTGTCCTCGCCGATCAGCGAACTGGTCGGCCGCGAGGAGGCGGCGGCCGAGGTGGTGGCACTGCTGCGGGCCGGCAGACTGGTGACCCTCACCGGGCCGGGTGGAGTGGGCAAGACCCGCCTGGCGATCCACACCGCCGGTGAGCAGCTTGCGGCCTACCCGGACGGCGTGTGGATGGTCGAGCTCGCGCCACTCGGTCGCGCCGGCACGACGGACGGGATCACCTCCGTCACGACCGCCATCATGACGGTCCTGGGGATCCGGGAGACAGCCCCGGGGGCCGAGCCACTGGCGCCGGTGGCGCAACTGCGGGAGGCACTCGACAGCAAGCGGATGCTGCTGGTGTTGGACAACTGCGAGCATCTGGTGGACGCCGTCGCCGAGGTGGCGCAGATGCTGCTGCGTGCCACACCCGGTTTGTGCATTCTCACCACCAGTCGGGAGTCGCTCGGGGTGGCCGGTGAGAAGCTCTGGTCGGTTCCGCCGCTCGACCTGCCCCCGCCGGCCTCGGACGCCGAGCCCGAGGTGCTGATGCGCTCCGGGGCCGTCCGGCTGTTCGTGTCCAGGGCCGCCGCGGCGGCTCCCGGCTTCCGGCTCGACCGGGACAACGGACCGGCCGTCGCCGTGCTGTGCCGCCGGCTCGACGGCATCCCGCTCGCCCTGGAACTGGCGGCCACCAAGGTACGGGCGCTCGGCGTACACGCGATCGTCGCCCGGCTCGACGACCGCTTCCGGCTGCTGGCGGCCGGGCACCGTGGGGCGCCGCCGCGCCAGCAGACGCTGCGCGGAATGATCGACTGGAGCTGGGAGCTGCTGTCCGATCCGGAACGCTCGGTGCTGCGCCGGCTGGCCGTGCACGTCGGCGGGTGCACCCTCGACGCCGCCGAGCTGGTGTGCGCCGACGAGGACGTGGCCGCCGAGGACGTCCTCGACCTGCTGGCCCGACTGGTCGACCGCTGTCTCGTATTCACCACCGACGGTACCGACGGTCCCCGCTACCACCTTATGGAGTCGATCGCAGACTACTGTCTCGTCCGGCTGCGCAACGAGGACGACGTCGAGCGGATCCGGCGGCGGTGTCGCCGCTACTACCTCGGCCTGGCCGAACGAGCGGAGGGAGAGCTGCACGGTAACGCCCAACAGCTCTGGCTGGAACGCCTCGACGAGGAGACCGCCAACCTGCGGGCCGCGCACGACGACGCGGTCCGGGACGGCCAGACCGACGACGTGCTGCGCCTGGCCAACGCGCTGACCTGGTACTGGTTCCTTCGCGGCAGACTCCGCGAGGGCATGCGCCACCTGACGGCCGCACTGGAGATGCCGGGGCCGACACTCACCCCCGCCCGGGCCCGGGCCACGGCCTGGCGGGCCGGGCTCGCGGTGGTGGCCGGGGAACAGCCCGACGCCATCGAGGCCGGCGTCAAGGCGCTGGAGGAGTACGAGGGTCTGGGCGATCCTGTCGGCCACGCGCGGGCGCAATGGTTCCTCGGCTTCGTCCAGTCCGACTTCGGCGACCTGTCCGCGAGCACCGAGCTGGTGCACCGTGCCCTGGACGGCTTTCGTCGATGCGGCGATCGCTGGGGCGAGGCAGCCGCGCTGAGCACCCTGGCCAAGCACGGCATGGTCCGTGGCGATCTGGCCGCGCTGGAACGACACGGGGAGCAGAGCGCGCTCATCTTCGGCGAACTCGGCGACCGTTGGGGCCAGCTACAGGCCACCGACTCGCTGGCGACGCTCGCCGAGGTACGGGGCCAGCATGACCAGGCCGCGCGGATGCACCGGGACGGGTTGCGTACCGCGGAACGACTGGGCCTGTGGCCGGAGGCGTCCAGCCGGCTGTCGTGGCTCGGCCGGATCGCGATGTTGCGGTGCGACTTCGACGAGGCCAGGGACCTGCATCAGCGGGCCCGACAGTTGGCCGTCGAACAGAGTTACAAGCCGGGAGAGATCTTCGCCGAGATGGGCCTGGGTATCCTGGCCCGCCGGGAGGGTCGGCTCGACGCCGCCGAGAAGCACCTTCGCGACGTCCTGGAGTGGCTACCCCGGGAGAACTACGAACTGGGTGACACGCTGCCGCTCGCGTTGATCCTGCCGGAACTCGGCTTCGTCGCCGAGCAGCGCGGAGACGCCGCGACCGCGCAGATCCTGCATCTCGAAGGGCTCGCCATCGCGACGCAGATGGCGAGCGATCCGCGCGGCGTGGTGCTCGCCCTGGAGGGTCTGGCCGGAGCGCAGGTGCTCGCCGGGCACCACCACCTCGCCGCCCGGCTGCTCGGCGCGGCGGCGGCGACCCGACAGGCGGCGGGCGCTCCCCTGCCACCCGCCGAGCAGGCCGATGTGGATCGGATCATGGGCAAGGCGACGGCGGAAATCGGCACGGTGGAATTCGGTGTCGATTTCGAGCGTGGCCGCCTGATGAGCACGGGGGCCTGTGTCGAGCTGGTGCGGGAAGCGTCGCCCGGTCGACCGGAATAG
- a CDS encoding DHA2 family efflux MFS transporter permease subunit produces the protein MTRPSGAVNPWAALAVLCLGNFLILLDTSIVNTAAPALMASLDTGIDEVLWVLNGYLLALASLLIVFSRLGDLLGPRRVFVGGLGLFAIASVLCGMAYSPGQLIAARVLQGVGAAALLPQALVLISMIFAPQRRGAAFGIFTAVAGVAAVSGPTLGGLVVTELGWQWIFFVNVPLAVGGIVAARRLVPDLRTPSPRSFDAVGVLLATTGLFALVYGLIEGERHRWGTVAGPVTIPVVLSAALLLLAAFVWWERRQAEPLVPLTLFRDRNFTIATAITLITSFALYGFLLVFVIETQVTLGMSPLASGLAALPWTLTLSAVAPVAGRLTDRVGGRVLLMAGLAVYALGVAGVALLPTREWTGWSYAWVLVAVGLGMGVAIAPTTTEAMRGIEPGRAAAASGVLNTARQVGAALGAAVIGALLQNRLVDAIRTGVSERASELPPEARRPFETEFERSAANGLQLGSGQHAGVAPPEGLSAEAAEQFRWLAAEIFADAFLRAARSALGLAAVLLAVGSALTILMTRGTRHRRRDRTGAGTSVS, from the coding sequence ATGACCCGTCCGTCCGGCGCGGTCAATCCGTGGGCCGCGCTGGCGGTGCTGTGCCTGGGCAACTTCCTCATACTGCTGGACACGAGCATCGTCAACACCGCGGCACCCGCCCTGATGGCGTCCTTGGACACCGGTATCGACGAGGTTCTCTGGGTGCTCAACGGCTACCTGTTGGCGCTCGCGTCGCTGTTGATCGTCTTCAGTCGGCTGGGGGACCTGCTCGGTCCGCGCCGGGTCTTCGTCGGCGGGCTGGGACTGTTCGCGATCGCATCTGTGCTCTGCGGCATGGCGTACAGCCCTGGGCAGCTGATCGCAGCCAGGGTGCTCCAGGGTGTCGGCGCCGCGGCCCTGCTGCCACAGGCGCTCGTGCTGATTTCGATGATCTTCGCTCCGCAGCGTCGGGGTGCCGCGTTCGGCATCTTCACCGCGGTCGCGGGCGTCGCGGCGGTCAGCGGCCCGACCCTGGGCGGCCTGGTCGTCACCGAGCTCGGCTGGCAGTGGATCTTCTTCGTGAACGTCCCGCTCGCGGTGGGTGGAATCGTGGCCGCGCGGCGGTTGGTGCCGGACCTGCGCACCCCGTCGCCCCGCAGCTTCGACGCCGTCGGTGTGCTGCTCGCGACCACCGGCCTGTTCGCCCTGGTGTACGGCCTGATCGAGGGTGAGCGCCACCGGTGGGGTACGGTCGCCGGCCCGGTCACCATTCCGGTGGTCCTGTCGGCCGCGCTGTTGCTGTTGGCGGCCTTTGTCTGGTGGGAGCGGCGGCAGGCGGAGCCGTTGGTGCCGCTGACCCTATTCCGCGACCGGAACTTCACGATCGCCACCGCCATCACGTTGATCACGTCGTTCGCGCTCTACGGGTTCCTGCTGGTGTTCGTCATTGAGACCCAGGTGACCCTCGGCATGAGCCCGCTGGCTTCCGGGCTGGCCGCGCTGCCCTGGACGCTGACCCTCAGCGCCGTCGCCCCGGTCGCCGGGCGACTCACCGATCGGGTCGGCGGTCGGGTGCTGCTGATGGCCGGCCTGGCCGTGTACGCCCTCGGCGTCGCCGGGGTCGCGCTGCTCCCCACCCGGGAGTGGACTGGTTGGTCGTACGCCTGGGTGCTGGTCGCGGTCGGCCTCGGTATGGGTGTGGCCATCGCCCCGACGACCACCGAGGCGATGCGCGGTATCGAGCCGGGGCGCGCCGCGGCGGCGTCCGGCGTGCTGAACACCGCACGCCAAGTCGGGGCCGCGCTGGGCGCGGCGGTGATCGGAGCGCTGCTGCAGAATCGCCTGGTCGACGCGATCCGGACGGGGGTGTCGGAGCGTGCGTCCGAGTTGCCGCCCGAGGCCCGGCGCCCGTTCGAGACCGAGTTCGAGCGTTCGGCGGCCAACGGCTTGCAGTTGGGCAGTGGCCAGCATGCTGGCGTCGCCCCACCGGAGGGGTTGTCGGCCGAGGCGGCGGAGCAGTTCCGCTGGCTGGCGGCGGAGATCTTCGCGGACGCGTTCCTGCGGGCCGCCCGCTCGGCGTTGGGCCTCGCCGCGGTCCTGCTGGCGGTGGGCAGTGCGCTGACGATCCTGATGACGCGCGGCACTCGGCACCGCCGACGCGACCGGACCGGCGCCGGCACGTCGGTGAGCTGA